The DNA segment CCGGGTTGCCCTCAAGGGTGTCCTTGTTGGTGAGGGTTATGTTGGTGATGTACCAGGTGCCGCTGACGTTGGCGGTGCTGATGGTCATCTCCCAGGTCTTGCCGTCGTAGGTTATGGTGTCGGCGCTCTGGTAGGTCTTAACGTCGACCTGGGCCTCGATGCTGGCGATGAGGTGGCCGTCGATACCAACGAAGGTGTCCCTGAGGGTGAGGATAACGCTTCCGTCGCCGAAGACGTCAACGGCCGAGTCCTTAGTGAGGATGATCTGGTCGCTCTCCTGGCCGGTGACGGCGTTCTTGACGACGACGAGGGCCCTCTGGTCGATGATGCTTATGTCGAGGACGGTGACGATCCAGTCGGTACCCTCAATGGCCTGCGGCTGGCCGACCTGGTACCAGGCGGTGCCCTTGTCGAGACCGGCGGTGAACTGGCCGTTGTCAACGCTGAGGACGTAGTAGGTCTCGCCGAAGACCGTGAAGGTGTCACCGGCACCGACGCCCTCGCTGTAGGTGCTGACGATGGTTCCGCCGTCGGCGGCGACGTTCATGGCGTCTCCGATGTAGTAGTTGGTAACGTTCTGGTATTCAGCCGGGACGCCCCACTCCGGGTACTCGTCCCTGACGAGCTCGGTGGTGGTCACGCTGTAGTTGTAGAGCTTGTAGTCAACGAAGACGGTGACGTTGCCCGGAGTAACGACGAGGTCGGCGTCCTTGGGCGGCCTGGTCTCGTCCCAGGTGCTCGGGTCCTTGGACTTGAGGCCTATCTTGCTGAGGGTGATGTGCCAGTCGATGAGCTGCTCGTCGTTGATCTTGTCCTTGTCGGCAAGGGTGGTGTCAACGGTGAACCAGTCCTTCCACTGGGCGTAGGTGTCAACGTAGGCGGCGCCGTTCCACCAGTAGTCGCCCGGAAGCTCCTCGTACTTGGTGGCCCAGTTCTCGCTGCCGTTGATCGTGAGACCGTGGTCAACGGTCATGGTGTCGTAGTTGTAGGCGTAGATGGTCCACTCGGCAAGGGTGGCGGGCGGGTACTCGGCCTTAACCTTGACGTAGCCGTTCTGAACCTCGGCCTGCTCGGTGGTGTAGAGCAGGCTGCCGAGGGCAACGGCAATGTCGGCGGCGCTGGCAACGTCCATAGCAGCAGCGGTACTTCCAACGACGATTTTAACGTTCGGGGTTCCATCGGCGTTAACGAAGAAGTCCTTCGGTATGTTCGGGACGGTCGGCTGAGCGCTGGCAAAGCCCATGGTGGCTCCAACCATTGCGGCACCAATTGCAAGGGCCGCGATTTTCTTCACTTTCATTTTCCCAACACCTCCTTAACTTTGGGCTTACGCCCTAGGATGGTCTAATATGCATTGTCAATGACTTTCTACCCGGTTAGGGTATATATACTTTTCGCTTTCAGACCCTTTCTCTGCTTAAAAAAAGCTCGCTCATTGCCGTAAAAATGAAAGGGAGCTTAATTAAATGCCTATAGGCTTTTCGCCTTTTGCCGATAATATCAGGGGTTCAATTTGAACTCAGTATTCTTTTTCTCCATGAGCTGCCTCTTCACAGGCCTTGTAACCAGCTCGTTAACGAAGCCACCAAGGTCAGTTAATGTGTTCTGGAGCTCGTTGGCGGTGATATCTATAATCTCGGGCTCTATTATTGAGATGGCAACGGGGGCGTACTTTGCGGTCAGCTGAACAAGCGTTTCAAACGGTGAAAGAAGCTCGGCCGCTAGAAGACCTTTGAACTCCTCCCCCTCAATCTGCCCCTGGACGAGGAGCTTGTTTATCCTGCACCCTTCTATCGACAGTGCCTTGGCCATTGTTGTCTTTATGCCCTCTTCGTTCTCCCCAAAGACCTCAACAACGAAGCGGTAGAGAATGTTCCTGTCTTCAACGATCAGCTCTTCAATCTCCTCCCTGGAATAGCCTATCCTCGGCTCAGGAATGTCGTCGAGCTTGGGATAAACTGCCAGACCGCCGAACTGCTTCATGAGCTTCCCCATAAACAGCGAGATTTCTCCGAGTGTTTTCATAAGGTCTTTTGACTCGATCTCCAGCTTTCCGGGTCTCAGGACTTCCACAACGGCTGGAGAGTACTGGAGGGTCAGACGGACTATATCTCCAAGCGTCCCTTCCAATTGGGCTTCTATGACCCCAGAATACTTGAGAAGCTCCTCCTCCGGGCTCTCCATGACCTCTTCGAGATTTACGTACTTAATTTTGACATCCTTTTCATTCTGGAGGTTTTTGGCAGTCTCCTCCAGAGCCCTTTCTAAAACTTTCTTGTCGTTACCTATGCCTTCAATGTAAAAAATAACCTCAATCTCGGCCAATTTCACCACCACATCCAGTTATATCGCTTCTTTTGATACGTACCCACTATGGGGATGGGCTCACCGCAGTATTCGCACCTTCCCCCTTTCACATGGTACTCGGTAATTTTGAATCCCCAGCGGACTATTAAAGGTTTGCCACAGCCGGGACAGTAGGTGTTCTCCCCCTCATGGCCAGGGACGTTGCCGACGTAGACAAACCTGAGCCCCTCATCTTTAGCGAGGCGATAAGCCCTTTCAACAGTCTCGACGGGGGTTGGGGGCAGATGGCTCAGCCTGTAGTGGGGGAAGAACCTAGAGAAGTGAACGGGGGTATCGTCGCCGAGCTCCCCAACCACCCACCTCGCAAAGGCTCTTATCTCATCCTCCCCATCGTTCAACGTTGGGATTATTAGGTACGTTAACTCAACGTGAATTCCAAACTCCTTTTTGGCTATCTCCGCGGTTCTTCTGCTCGGTTCACCACCCGGGACGCCTGCTATCTTCATGTAAAACATATCGCTGAAGGCTTTGATATCGATGTTCATGGCATCGATGTACGGGGCGAGTTTTTTGAGGGGCTCCTCGTTTATGTAGCCGTTAGTTATCAGCAGGTTGTGTATCCCCTCCCTCTTGGCCAGCTTGGCTGTGTCAAGAACGAACTCGTACCAGATGACCGGTTCGTTGTATGTGTAGGCTATGCTCTCACACCCGTATTTTTTAGCAAGGGCGACTATTCCCTCTGGTGTAGCCGCGTGGAGGTACGGGAAGTCCTCATCCGCCTGGCTTATCTCCCAGTTCTGACAGTGCCTGCAGTGCATGTTGCACCCTACGGAGCTTATGGACAGGGCACAGGAACCCGGCCAGAAGTGGAAGAGGGGCTTCTTTTCGACGGGGTCTGTTCCTATGGCCGATACTTTGCCGTAGTTGAGCGTGTATAGCTTTCCGCCGATGTTTTTTCTCACTCGGCAGGAGCCGCGCTGGCCCTCGTCTATTATGCAGTTGAGGGGGCACAGCCTGCACCTAACCCTTCCTCCCTCAAGCGGCTCCCAGTACATGGCCTCTCGCATAGGCCTCACCAGAGGGTAGTAGGCTCACTTCCGTTTAAGTTTTTGGTACCTTTCGTAGTACTCCCTCATTGTCAGGAACTCCGCACCCTCTCTCCTGTAGTGGTCTATCAGCCTCCCGAGGAGCTCAAGTGCTCTATCTCCCGTGTTGAACCTGCAGTCCCACCGTATCCTCTCCTTCTGCATGGGGACGAACTCCCACGGGTGGGCAAAGTAGACCCGGGGCTCTCTCAGGCGGGAGTGGATAATCCTCTGAATTCCCCAGGGGAGCCGTATGACTGAGGATGTGGTTGAAGCGGGGACCTCAAGGATCTCCCCAAAGAACCGCACACCCTCACGGTAGCCCTTATAGACGGCCTTTGACGAGTCCACCAGGATGCCGTTTTTTGCCAGTATATCATAATAGTAATTAGGGAACTGAAGGTTGGGGGCACGGAACGAGACCACATCACCGAACTTACGCAGTACCTTAAGGGACTTTTTGATGGCCTTTTCACCTTCGCTCTTGGTGAGCTTGTCGAGCCTCTCGTGGTTGTAGTTGTGACTTCCCAGCTCATGCCCCTCATCGATGACACGCCTGACCAGTCCGGGAAAGCGCCTTGCCATCTCCGCGGTGAAGAAGAACGTGGCTTTTACCCCTTTCTCCGCCATTAGGTCGAGGAGCTTTGGAAGTCCTTTCTCCATTCCCTTTGTAGTGGTTAGATACGGTGGGCAGTCGTGCTCCACATCGAAGGTTATTGAGACTATCATGAACCGATCCCCCGAACCAGTTTGTAGAAGACGTATCTCCTGTCAACCTCGTCCCTCATATCGATTGTGCGTTTGTATATCCTGAGGAGCTTGCCCAAAACAACATCCCATGAAAACTCCTTCTCCGCACGTTTGCGTGCTTCTCTGCCCATCGCTATAAGCCCCTCTCTGTCCAGAAACGCGGTGGCAAGGTTCTCCATCATACCCTCCTCGCTCTCTGCTAAAAGACCAGTAACCCCGTTAATTATCATGTCTGAAAGACCGCTCTCGTTTCTCCCGATTACAGGCCTTTCGGTTGACATGGCCTCCAGCCCAACTACCGGAAAGGCTTCAAGTATTCCGGGCATCAGCACCATGTCCGCGGCCCAGTAAAGGGGCAGAAGCCGCCCTCTCTCGATAAAGCTGTAGAGTTCGGTTATTTCGCCGATACCGGTCTCACGCAGGTTCTTCTCAAGAAGAGGCCGCATAGGACCGTCACCTATCATGACAAGCCTTACACTTCTCTTGGGGAGACCGCTCTTCTTTAGGGCCCCTTTTATCATGAGCGGTATCCTGTGGGCCTGCTTTCTCTCGGTCATCCTGCCCAGATACAGAACTACGATTTC comes from the Thermococcus thioreducens genome and includes:
- a CDS encoding S-layer protein, which gives rise to MKVKKIAALAIGAAMVGATMGFASAQPTVPNIPKDFFVNADGTPNVKIVVGSTAAAMDVASAADIAVALGSLLYTTEQAEVQNGYVKVKAEYPPATLAEWTIYAYNYDTMTVDHGLTINGSENWATKYEELPGDYWWNGAAYVDTYAQWKDWFTVDTTLADKDKINDEQLIDWHITLSKIGLKSKDPSTWDETRPPKDADLVVTPGNVTVFVDYKLYNYSVTTTELVRDEYPEWGVPAEYQNVTNYYIGDAMNVAADGGTIVSTYSEGVGAGDTFTVFGETYYVLSVDNGQFTAGLDKGTAWYQVGQPQAIEGTDWIVTVLDISIIDQRALVVVKNAVTGQESDQIILTKDSAVDVFGDGSVILTLRDTFVGIDGHLIASIEAQVDVKTYQSADTITYDGKTWEMTISTANVSGTWYITNITLTNKDTLEGNPVDIFGTYDLWYHFQLKTLNEKDVGYDIDGNGTIDDVDRVVAYAHIWLKEKQGTVVEKELAAGDQVLDTDYYVEGIYGDVTMIKPVAQPITLMDYEVNMDDPGSNLILIGGPVANSVTKYLVDQGISQVDWYNSPGDIEYIQGALGGYDVVIVAGATRDETKAAAEALMEYLAGL
- the amrS gene encoding AmmeMemoRadiSam system radical SAM enzyme — translated: MREAMYWEPLEGGRVRCRLCPLNCIIDEGQRGSCRVRKNIGGKLYTLNYGKVSAIGTDPVEKKPLFHFWPGSCALSISSVGCNMHCRHCQNWEISQADEDFPYLHAATPEGIVALAKKYGCESIAYTYNEPVIWYEFVLDTAKLAKREGIHNLLITNGYINEEPLKKLAPYIDAMNIDIKAFSDMFYMKIAGVPGGEPSRRTAEIAKKEFGIHVELTYLIIPTLNDGEDEIRAFARWVVGELGDDTPVHFSRFFPHYRLSHLPPTPVETVERAYRLAKDEGLRFVYVGNVPGHEGENTYCPGCGKPLIVRWGFKITEYHVKGGRCEYCGEPIPIVGTYQKKRYNWMWW
- a CDS encoding polysaccharide deacetylase family protein encodes the protein MIVSITFDVEHDCPPYLTTTKGMEKGLPKLLDLMAEKGVKATFFFTAEMARRFPGLVRRVIDEGHELGSHNYNHERLDKLTKSEGEKAIKKSLKVLRKFGDVVSFRAPNLQFPNYYYDILAKNGILVDSSKAVYKGYREGVRFFGEILEVPASTTSSVIRLPWGIQRIIHSRLREPRVYFAHPWEFVPMQKERIRWDCRFNTGDRALELLGRLIDHYRREGAEFLTMREYYERYQKLKRK